Proteins encoded in a region of the Pseudomonadota bacterium genome:
- a CDS encoding DUF503 domain-containing protein — protein sequence MALPGNRSLKSKRAVVRRILDRARNRFNVAGAEVDHLDSKTTMGLGFAVVSNSGRHASSMLDSIGNFVQTATEAVTTNRSAELLHLNEFFDQPPAAQHVEPR from the coding sequence TTGGCCCTACCAGGCAATCGCTCGCTGAAGAGCAAGCGGGCGGTCGTGCGCAGAATCCTCGACCGAGCTCGCAACCGGTTCAACGTTGCGGGGGCGGAGGTGGATCATCTGGACAGCAAGACCACGATGGGCTTGGGATTTGCTGTGGTTAGCAACAGTGGACGCCACGCAAGCTCCATGCTGGACAGTATCGGCAACTTCGTGCAAACCGCTACGGAGGCTGTGACGACCAACCGAAGCGCGGAGCTGCTGCACCTGAATGAGTTTTTTGACCAGCCTCCAGCGGCCCAGCATGTTGAGCCGCGTTAG
- the rbfA gene encoding 30S ribosome-binding factor RbfA, whose amino-acid sequence MSGNRAERVANRVRQVLMELLVRGALRDPGAQDVYVTHVCVSNDLRTARVYVRVLDCREPSRRQAAVSALQRGNGRLRRLLGPRLALRHTPKLSFVWDGGEERAARIDALLDEIHLEGKGEAKT is encoded by the coding sequence ATGTCCGGCAACCGAGCAGAGCGAGTCGCCAACCGTGTGCGCCAGGTGCTCATGGAGCTACTTGTGCGGGGCGCACTGCGCGATCCGGGCGCGCAGGACGTTTACGTCACCCATGTGTGTGTGAGCAACGACCTGCGAACGGCCCGCGTGTACGTAAGGGTCTTGGATTGCCGCGAGCCATCGAGGCGGCAGGCCGCCGTTTCGGCGCTGCAGCGAGGAAACGGCCGTTTGCGCCGGCTCCTGGGTCCGCGCCTGGCCCTGCGTCATACACCCAAGCTCTCGTTTGTCTGGGACGGGGGTGAGGAGCGGGCGGCTCGCATAGATGCCCTGCTGGATGAGATTCACCTGGAGGGCAAGGGTGAAGCCAAAACCTAG
- the truB gene encoding tRNA pseudouridine(55) synthase TruB, producing the protein MKPKPSALDSLADAARQSHLGRDQPARLVAGLLLVDKPRGLTSHDVVGLARRALGSRRVGHAGTLDPMATGLLPILVGEATKLAPYVVGRPKEYEGTLELGSETDTLDAEGSVTRSEPLPDGLSATRIEQAWRPLVGGYAQRPPAVCAIKQGGEALYRKARRGEHVDPMPRRVELHALELIHYAAPFVVFRVRCGSGFYVRSLARDVAERLGTVGHLVQLRRTAVSPFSVESALSVGLMRRAAAGQNEARLRLRQALLPATTACCWLPRLWLTATGLADARHGRRVSLNAVIGDVPFGRGPAMLLDAAAQLVAIGRRDGDVFRVVRGFNLG; encoded by the coding sequence GTGAAGCCAAAACCTAGTGCGCTGGACTCGCTCGCCGATGCTGCCCGCCAGTCGCACCTCGGGCGCGATCAGCCAGCGCGGCTCGTTGCCGGTCTGCTCCTCGTCGACAAGCCTCGTGGCCTGACCTCCCACGATGTGGTCGGGCTTGCGCGTCGCGCCCTGGGATCTCGGCGCGTGGGTCACGCTGGCACACTCGATCCCATGGCCACAGGTTTGCTGCCGATTCTGGTCGGCGAAGCGACCAAGCTCGCGCCCTATGTGGTGGGCAGACCCAAGGAATACGAAGGCACACTGGAGCTTGGGAGCGAGACCGATACGCTCGACGCGGAGGGATCGGTGACTCGATCGGAGCCCTTGCCAGATGGGCTGTCAGCGACCCGTATCGAGCAGGCATGGCGCCCCTTGGTCGGAGGCTATGCTCAGAGGCCGCCAGCGGTCTGCGCGATCAAGCAAGGTGGTGAGGCACTGTATCGGAAGGCACGCCGCGGTGAGCACGTGGATCCCATGCCGCGCCGTGTCGAGCTTCACGCTCTTGAGCTCATCCACTACGCCGCTCCATTTGTGGTTTTCCGGGTCCGTTGCGGCAGTGGGTTCTATGTGCGATCGCTCGCTCGAGACGTTGCAGAGCGACTCGGCACCGTGGGGCACCTGGTGCAGCTCAGACGGACCGCGGTCTCGCCGTTTTCGGTGGAATCGGCGCTCTCGGTAGGGTTGATGAGGCGTGCAGCGGCCGGCCAGAACGAAGCGCGGTTGCGACTCAGGCAGGCGCTTCTGCCAGCCACGACTGCCTGTTGCTGGCTGCCGCGGCTTTGGCTGACGGCGACCGGGCTCGCAGACGCAAGGCACGGAAGACGGGTCAGCTTGAACGCGGTGATTGGAGACGTGCCGTTCGGTCGAGGGCCAGCGATGCTGCTCGACGCGGCTGCGCAGCTTGTAGCGATTGGCCGTCGAGACGGGGACGTCTTCAGGGTCGTCCGAGGCTTCAATCTCGGGTGA